Below is a genomic region from Erigeron canadensis isolate Cc75 chromosome 7, C_canadensis_v1, whole genome shotgun sequence.
ATGATGTTCTTTTACATGGGAAGTATATGTaggttattttgttttttttatgtaagtACTACTTTACTCGTTTCCCTGCAACCTCTAGGAACATTCACAAACACCCAATATCGTAATTGACTAATTGGTCAGAAGATCAAAATCGTGTGATTAATCTTTGTTtttcctttcacaaaagctatATCTGTAATACTATAATCAAACTACTGGAAATATTGCATGGACCTTAGCACTTTGTTATGCTACAGACTAGATAAAAAATTGTTTCTTCTTTGACACAGCCAATAATTCTTGATAAGCTATTGAAATTATAACTTGCTCTCCTATGCAGATAAGCCATTTTTCAGAAATCATttttattaccttttttttttgtatacttCGTAAAAACAACTTcttaatttttagatttttgaaattgtttatataaatgttGAAATGTTGATTAATTACTCCTATATCTTGTAGAACTGTTTTTCTTggtaacaaattttaattttatgataGTCATTGAACTTCActtattattgttgttgctattattattatcatctgtTAACAGGCAAAAGCTGATGAAATTGCAAAACTGATGAATGAGAATGAGCAACTGAAATCTGTAATTGAGGATCAGATGGTAAAATTCAAGTCCATGTTTGTCACTATGTTTAGTTTTCAGTGTTTCGTCTAGTTCCAAAGGAGCATGAATACCATTTTTAAATACACTTTGCACATGTCTGCCCCTACAGTTAAATCCAAATTTATTGGAGGTATTATTGTTACTGTTTTTAACTTGCTCTATTAATGCTTGTGTTTCCTCTTCTTTAAGATTGTGAAAGGCTTGTGCTTTATACCAACTATAATGTCATTTTTGTTTAAAGGTGGAAAAATGAGAGCCAGTTGCCTGGCTAACTGTCAAAATGGGTTTTTGCTATAACAGGATAttgttttagtatacttttttcagtttttaaatgtttaatggctaaaaactatattattacGCTGGTAATCtggtttttgaaattaaataattttgtagCTTTTATGCCCGTCTAAGTCTAATACACTTTTGGAGACCAAGTGACTTTCGACATGTTCATCTTGTTTCTCTATATTTTCGTGAATTTTATAAATACTTAATGGGTGAAAAATCTTTACTATGGCAATGACAATCTAGTTTTTGTAATAAAACAATTGAGGAGGTCTATGCATCTTGAATACACTTTAGATAACTTTAGAATTGTTCAATTCGTTTTCATGCCAGTTTTCCAAAAATATACCCATATAAACATCTAGGCTTTAAATACAAAGTCAAAGACAAAATCGACCCGTCAACCCTAAAAGTCCAGCCTCTAATCTGCTGTCGCCTGGCtaattttttagggttttgcataaaattttttgaaatctgttttttttttccttttaatttctCCGTTATCAAACAGAGAAAACCAAATGAAGCAGATATTGAATCTCTACGAGAAGAGTATCACCAAAGGGTCTCAAGTCTAGAAAGAAAGGTTagcaatttatatattttatttttgttttgaatcAAGGATTTATATTTGTAGGAACATGAAGTATTTATAGTATCTTATTGATCATTAAAGTGTTTTGGTTCTTGAAGGGGAGGAAGAAGGTAGATAGTTCAtctttgtaaattttttcaagattacaaatttttatctttaagcAACATAGCAAGTATCGGAATATTAGTTTTTTTGAGATGTATTATGAAGTTTGCAGACAAACCCTTTCTGACCACTCAACATGGAATTGGATTGAGCCTAGCGTTGGTTACCGTCCTTTTTAGAAATTCTGCTTCCATTTGCATCTACTTTTTAACAGTGTGCTTCATATACTTTTTTCATCTCGTTCTGTTTAGTATTACCGATTATATCTATTTGCACTTCCGAGGTCAATATATTCACCTGTTGGTACCattaaatctatcagtgcaaatgAGATGTAGATGATGATATGCAATGTCAGCATACCTATGTTGGTGGCTATATTGTAATTCTAATTTTCACTACAGGTTTATGCCCTCACAAAAGAAAGAGATACATTACGCCGAGAGCAAAATAAGAAAAGTGATGCTGCCGCTCTCCTGAAAGAAAAGGATGAAATTATCACCCAAATTATGGCAGAAGGTAATAAGCTCACCTAAAcatttaatatgagtagctTCAAGCTAGTTGTTAAAAGCATGCACCTAGGCGCAAGGCGATGGGATGCCCACCTCCAACGCCTGAAACCCTAAGCCAAGGTCCATAATGTGAAAGGTTAAACAAAACCGGTTTTAAGGATATAGAACCTTACAAAAGAAAGGAAACCGGTTTTAAAGGATATAGAAACCGGTTTTAAGGATATAGAAACCTGTTATGATTATGGGTTGTGAAAACCGGTTTCTATTCTTTTCAGGTCTATAGAAAAATATAAGAACAGGTTGGGGCTATGTAGTATATCTAATAGGTCAAATGGATAATAACAAAATTAGTTAAAAAAGTAGTGGCTTCTATTGGTCGAAAGGGGTGATAGCCGCTCAAAGTGTATTTTCAAGCATagcttttaagtttttttattataaaaactgGATATCTTTTTATTGCGGATTCGGAGGTTGGATGGTTAGACCATTACAGAATATGCTCACTAGCCTCTTTTGCCACTTTAAAAAGGATGTGTTGCATGATTCTTGTTGCATTTTTGTCATCCTGTTGCATTAAGGTGCTTGTTTGTTGGAGTTCGGAATATAACTGATTCAAATGTTTGCAGACTGAATCCAGAGTTGTGTTATTTCATTTGGTATTCTGACAATTCCTACTGTGAATCCTACTTCAACTTCTTTGTTGCCAATCTTCATCTTCTAACAGTTCCGTTCTTCATTTTTGAATTTAGGTGAAGGGCTTTCAAAGAAACAAGCAGCTCAAGAATCTCAAATTAGGAAACTGCGAGCACAGGTATGTTATATAAACATGTTATACGTGTAACTTTGAATGATGCTACTGTATGTTGCCTTAGAAGCTTAAACTGTTCCTCTCCACATATCCTAATATGGAATAGTTTGTGAAAGCTAGATCAGGGAGTTTGAAGAGGAGAAGAAAGGATTGATGGCCAAATTACAGGTAATGTACTTCTCCAGCTTATTGGGTAATATGTAGACATCAAATTAGTTACCTCTAGTGGTCTTGTCATAGGCAATGCATATGTCATCATatcattataatttatatgatacaatgtacatatatattatgactATATAACTCTTTCAGCTCAAAAGCCATAAAGTACACTACTAAGTGTATACCTATGCAAGAACATGTGAATAACTGATTATTATGGCATCAATGGTTCCCTTAAAGTGTTTCAAACTCTCGACCATCACATTAAGGAACAGGGTATATAAACAACACATATGTGATTACGATAAAAGGTGGCAAAAAAAtgagtgggttgggtaacaagtAAAACTTTAaatcatcaaataataatagaTTGTGGGAAACCTGTAACCCATTAGACACATTTGAGTTATGGGCTGGTTATGATTATTTGCTCTCAATTTCACTGTCTGTGCATATTAAGGAGTATTATTCTTTTCCCAGACTGTTGTTAGAGGTACTTATCCTTTTTATGCATACCAGGTCGAAGAGAGTAAAGTAGAAAGTATAAGGAGGGATAAGGCAGCGACAGAAAAATTGCTTCAGTTAACGATAGAAAAAAACCAGGCTGAACTTACAACACAAAAAGAATACTATACAAATGCATTGGCTGCAGCCAAGGAAGCGGAAGCATTAGCAGAGGCACGTGCCAACAGTGAAGCCAAAACTGAGGTCGAGAGTCGCCTTAAAGAGGCCGAGGAACGTGAAGTTATGCTAGTCCAAACCCTAGAAGAATTGAGAGAAACTTTGAGCAGAACTGAACAGCAGGTTTCCATTTTTGGAACacttttttgtatgtatattcttgataaatatatcaagttatatatattaaattatctAATTTGATATTTGCAGGCGGTGTTTAGAGAAGATATGCTTAAGAGAGATGTTGAGGACCTCCAAAAACGATACCAAGTACATACAACTgcttcataaatatttttattgagTCAATCTTACACTCTATATTAAATTGTTCATAAGTCATGCATGGTTAAAAGGTGGAAGTTTTAACCATTTTACATATAAATGGGTCTAGGTGGGTTGTGTGTTGTTCCTTATAGGTAAAGCCGtggtaaaatataaaatattagcaTTAATTTGAAATGTGTCACATGGGTGGAGAGCTATCCAATGGGTATATTTAGTGCATAAAATATGCTAATTCTTGTCTCCAAAACGCTTGTTTATAGACAAAGTAATTTTGACTTTTCGAAGTATATTTGACACATTAATCAGTCATAAAAAGTTGGACACAAAGTATCTGAGGTCAACCCAATCCGACCTGTGCCTTCAACTATACCTCTTATTTAACTCACccaatttgccacctctaatgaTTCATCATCGTTTGGCTTCCTAAACCTCCTGTATAATGTCTCTAGGAAAGTGAGCGTAGATGCGAAGTGTTGGTCATGGAAATTCCTGATTCTACTAGACCTCTTTTGAGGCAGATAGAAGCTATGCAGGTTTGCCTTCTTTTATAAGCTGtttctgatttttattttattaagttttttaatgattacTCTTAATGTAACAGGAAACAACAGCTAGAAAAGCAGAAGCTTGGACTACAGTTGAGAGATTACTGAATTCACGGCTTCAGGTCCTATAGATACTATATACTtgtatatgatatgattattatttatttatttccaagTTTTAATGTTTCTCCAACGTTTGATTTTAAAGGAAGCCGAAGCCAAAGCTGCAGCTGCAGAGGAAAAAGAACGCTCTGTAAATGAACGCCTATCTCAAACAATATCTCGAACAAGCGTTCTTGAAGCTCAGGTGCTTTTACTTATATTTGGTTTCTTTGTTTCAATTAGAGAAAAGTAGAAAACAAGATGTGTTGGTCGGTTAACGAGTTTGGTCAGCCCATAACACTTTATTTTATtcagttttttaatattttttaaatacttttttattgaagaGTTAATGCGATGATTACAATTCCAGAAACGATGTTATTAGAtaaataatatgaatatttCAAAGAAAACAATTTAGGAGGTTGTATCATGTATGCATCAAAAGTACACTTTGGACGATTTTCAACTCGTGGGCACTTTGGTCCATTTGACCCAGTCCTTTTTAGATCATTTGTGTATTTAATCTGTTTGAAATTAGAAGTAACCCAAATAAGCCCATTTATAAGTAAGCAGGTCTAAATTGTCACCTCTAGACTTTCAACGATATAGCAGTCGTTGACCTACCCTTGTTATGTTGCAGATTTCAATTTTAAGATCCGAGCAAACACAACTTGTTAGGTCTCTTGAGAAGGAAAGACAGAAAGCATCTGAAAATCGTCGGGAGTATTTGGCACTGAAAGAGGAGGTAGATACTCGTGAAGATCATGTGAATCAACTAAAAGAAGAGATAAGGGAGCTCAAGAGGAAGCACAAGCAAGAGCTGCATGAAGCATTAACTAATCGGGAACTTCTCCTGCAGGTAGCATTTAGGATACCTTTACTTTACTTAACACTGGTGTAGGCTTATAAAGCCTTTCTTTCATTCATCAATTGGGCCCTGGtagttatatatacacacacacacacacacacacacacacaccttatTGAACTGTTGAGCATAATTCAGCTAGGCCTTGTGATATTATTAGACTCCTCATAGCTGGAAATATGCGGACAGTTTTTGGTGCACTTCCACATGGGGTTGGGTTGACCAGAACCACTTTCGGTCCAAAAGATTCAAATTTTTATATGGGAGTAGTTGTGCATTTGATTACACTTTATGAGACTTTCTACCCTGGTGACTTGTTCCCATCACTCCATCAGTATTTTTCTTGCTTAGTTTATATTTTACCTACTTGCCCTTTTAGAGATAAATCATAACCCGAATCAACCTATCTTCCCATAAGTAAATTGGCTGAAGTTACCACAATTTATCATTGTACTTTTTTTAAGACGATAATTctaatttttctaattttaatgctTTTCACTATAGGTTTTGCTTCTCTTGTATTTCAATTTCCAGGATATTTCGAGAAACATATTCATTGAAAACTTATTAAAACTTATCCTGATGATTGCAGGATATTGAACGTGAGAAAGCTGCACGTTTGGAATTAGAAACAACAATTCGTCTACAGCCTTCTATTCTGTCTGAACCAAGTCCCCTAGCTAGAACCAAGTCATCCTATGAAAACGGTAAGGAGTAGAGGTGACTACTTTaagtttttgacccatttgtcCATGCATGGGTCGATTTGTGTTATGCTTGATCTCTAATGGGTAAATAagaaatgggtcaaacgggtATAATGGCGTGTTAGCATTAACCCccagttttttttcttttccttcaaaAGACTggagtattattattttaagtaaaatataattgGCATAGTTATACATGTCCCCTCATCTTCTTGTATATAAAAGACAACTTTTGTTGGCAAACTGATTAACCCACCCTTAACAAGTTATCAACATAGTTATACATGCTACCCTGTTTTGATTTGTCATCTCTCTACGCCTCTACTAAAGAAGATTGATCATCTCTATATGTGATCCATCATCCTCTTATTTTGCTTTTGATTTATGCATGATTCACAGGCCTATCTCATAGACTTTCAAATGCTAGCAGTCTGGGTAGCATGGAAGAAAGTTTTTATCTTCAGGCATCTTTGGACTCATCTGATACTTTCTCTGAAAGAAGAAATTCTGGAGAGCCGACCATGAGCTCGTATCATTTAAAAAGTATGACCCCAAATGTATTTGAAGCTGCACTGCGCCAAAAGGAGGGAGAACTTGCATCTTATATGAATAGATTGGTATGTATCAATCTGAATCTTTCATGAGGGTTAaaggtggcaagatgggtgggttggAAAGTTGTACATCAGTATGGGTCTGAACAGTTGGATGGACCCAGAAACAACTTTCTCTCCATTTTTGTTGGGTTATAAATAGTTAGTATGTCAATATGATTACAAGAATCATACAACTAGAATATAATCTATGAATGAATTGATTAGGAGGTTCTTTGTATAAAAAGCAGAGTAACAGACTTTGGGCTAATAATACATCTTTTCCACCCAACTTTCTCCTGTTATCCAATTTAATCGAGTAGATAATGGTTCAATGTGAATTATAGGCATCTTTGGAATCCATTCGTGACTCTCTAGCCGAGGAGTTGGTTACGATGACTGAGGAGGTATAATTTTCTATCTTAgtacttgttcttgtttctGTCAGTGTCACTGACATTCTTTTCCTGTTAGCAAATAGGAATAGTTTTCTATTGGCTTCATCTTTTTTATAAAGCTTTGATGTGTATTTGATGCAGTGTGAAAAATTGCGGTCTGAGGTGTCTCTACTCCCTGGCTTAAAAGCAGACATAGAAGCACTTAGACGGAGGCACTCTGCTGCATTGGAGCTGATGGGTGAACGAGATGAAGAGGTACATATTTCACATTGATCATGCTCCAacttttcttttgatttctGTTTCCCCTACCAAGTTTAATTGCTGTATACTACCATACTACCTCCTGAAAAATTATCTAGTATTAAACCATTGATAGATTGGTTAACGGGTCAACGGTTAAAAAAGAGTAGGTTGACCTAGAGGTGGCGAATTGGATGTTCGGACGGGGTGGGCAACAGGTAAAAGTAGGTTCAGGTCTATATGTGTAATTTCTAATTGGGGGTCTAAATGGGGTAGGTCCCGACAGGTATGTTTATTACCCCCTTTTACTCTTTTCTGATTCTCCTCGtttggccggaggtccttatggaagcagtctctctatctcacctcccccataccccaaCGCAGGGATtgggttttgttgttgttgaattAAATCATAGGTCTTGATAGCTTCCTCCGAGTCCACATCAACCAAGGCTTGCAAAAATTAGTGTTTATAATGTTGTGTTTAAGACCTTAAGTTTGGGtcttaacaaaaaataaaaacctggAAACCTCTATTTTGACCGATATCGGTGGGTTATTGGTAAATATCACCGATCATAGCGGGACCCTTTTTTTGACCGTTATTTGGTCCGTTGTTCTAGCTGAGCACCGATAACCACTATTCCACCACTGTTGACTACACAGCAGATCCTATGTGCAACTGCTGTACCATTTGTTGTGACACACTGTGTGATCAATTTCTTAGAATAAGCttcatctttataattgtttttCTGCTTTGATGAGCCCTCTTCTTGAAAATTAATTCCAGAATTAGGACATACtgcatttttgtttaattaaccATCCATAAAATAAGAATatgatgttttatattgtaATTATGTACATTTTGTTTGCTTGTAGCTTGAAGAGCTTCGTGCTGATATCGTGGACCTGAAGGAAATGTATAGAGAACAAGTAAACATGCTTGTAAataaggtaaatatataatgggaaACAAGGCTAAACTCTAGAAGAGTAGATGTGGCAAAAGTGTAGGTGTGTAAATATGCGAGTTTGAGCTGAAATGGATAGTTTATTTAAGTAAACAGTCCAGGTTGTGTTGACTTGCAAACATATTTGTGTAGTTGTGTAAGTAAATATATTGTTAGAGTAACGATACATAAGCCTAAAATTTATAAGCCTGAGTACGACTAATCAACAGTTTTACACACGGATTCCGCTCATTTATTTTCACCTTCAATCTTGCCACATGTCTTAGATCCATTTCTTAGTCATTTAGGATTATGAGTAGTAGTCACATGCCTCATTTTCGATATCATTAATATGACTTTGAAAAGTATCTTATTCAAATGCCGATATATTTTGTTAATGGAATGAAGTGATTTAAGAGGTTGTAAGCAATTAAATCGGGTCACTTTCGACCCGATATCGTTCCAGCTGTTCTGAAAAAAAAATCGACCAGTTCCACATTAACCAAGTtataaagtttatttatttttttgttgaaagGGGAAAATTTTACATCTTTATAGgatgtaaaaatatgtaaaataataGATTAAAAATGCCAAATTTTGCTATAATTTCTTTATAAATGTTTGTATTTGCAGATCCAGGTATTAAGTTCATCCATAACAGCTGCCTAAGAAAATAGCTTC
It encodes:
- the LOC122606876 gene encoding golgin candidate 5-like, whose amino-acid sequence is MAWFSSKVSLGNFPDLAGAVNKFSESVKNIEKNFDSALGLEDKAGGTTTSTTEASGSWSSDLMSFMGQKAEDGIVESKEKHEPSSPEPSSLSKEKEGVQYDSSPESVVEHRESVKEENVETLKPEEHKEHHVETNIEALEQGNDSTEIPAGTMNVELENSDVAGKPLETNVAITEDAENVAGKYAVTDIVISEQKITPVANNSEAVAEAEIDSQDQLSLGHNDQSEFLDLNSEGGSLKKSESIQDEPTDFPDQVIGTFELNEVHHVPDLQKDENALKIESEETSHEISAAEVVKPSYDGQDIKVTVLNGVQSVTLDVANAAEEGQLHLSESSRGISMMVPEVGSKEENANAEAHIPGQLISENQSDINEELANSENNLSHSADSARELEKVTREMKMMETALLGAARQAQAKADEIAKLMNENEQLKSVIEDQMRKPNEADIESLREEYHQRVSSLERKVYALTKERDTLRREQNKKSDAAALLKEKDEIITQIMAEGEGLSKKQAAQESQIRKLRAQIREFEEEKKGLMAKLQVEESKVESIRRDKAATEKLLQLTIEKNQAELTTQKEYYTNALAAAKEAEALAEARANSEAKTEVESRLKEAEEREVMLVQTLEELRETLSRTEQQAVFREDMLKRDVEDLQKRYQESERRCEVLVMEIPDSTRPLLRQIEAMQETTARKAEAWTTVERLLNSRLQEAEAKAAAAEEKERSVNERLSQTISRTSVLEAQISILRSEQTQLVRSLEKERQKASENRREYLALKEEVDTREDHVNQLKEEIRELKRKHKQELHEALTNRELLLQDIEREKAARLELETTIRLQPSILSEPSPLARTKSSYENGLSHRLSNASSLGSMEESFYLQASLDSSDTFSERRNSGEPTMSSYHLKSMTPNVFEAALRQKEGELASYMNRLASLESIRDSLAEELVTMTEECEKLRSEVSLLPGLKADIEALRRRHSAALELMGERDEELEELRADIVDLKEMYREQVNMLVNKIQVLSSSITAA